From a single Micromonospora carbonacea genomic region:
- a CDS encoding glycosyltransferase produces the protein MSLVQPSHPQTLASAVADSLVVAADPQAPESSIFYWERGRPYTRAVVDAVRDVDDVEVRRLAEALLADTRNPRAYAALHRALTALAAAPPSDKVAALFAHGWRAESNCRLGSHLGALYGTRPVRRWASFEELRTLPPGPPPGDPARAQILVVVPFRDRTPDRTRLRNLLACLASLRDQSAPREEYRVLVVEADTEPRSQQVIEPYADDYLWVHKDGLFNKSWAVNVGVVNAPGDPEVVCILDADVLADRDFVARNARRFNRPGTMGHLSYRDMWCLDAESTAYAIEQRLAQGSAQVDPDRLRAFVLRRPPGCCVWVRRSAFLRIDGMDERFEGWGGEDNDFSYRMDTNSAFDSYDDPLLHMYHPSSALLRADGELINAHIPALTWRAETPIGDPKRFVDGPAPASYDGEVRLATQVMTGITEREASSA, from the coding sequence ATGTCCCTCGTCCAACCGTCGCATCCGCAGACCCTCGCGTCGGCCGTCGCCGACAGCCTGGTCGTCGCCGCCGACCCGCAGGCGCCCGAGTCCAGCATCTTCTACTGGGAACGCGGACGCCCCTACACCCGGGCCGTGGTGGACGCGGTGCGCGACGTCGACGACGTCGAGGTCCGCCGGCTGGCCGAGGCCCTGCTCGCCGACACCCGCAACCCCCGGGCGTACGCCGCCCTGCACCGGGCCCTGACCGCGCTGGCCGCCGCGCCGCCGTCGGACAAGGTGGCCGCGCTGTTCGCCCACGGCTGGCGGGCCGAGTCCAACTGCCGCCTCGGCAGCCACCTCGGCGCGCTGTACGGCACCCGGCCGGTGCGGCGCTGGGCGTCCTTCGAGGAGCTGCGCACCCTCCCGCCGGGGCCCCCGCCGGGCGACCCGGCACGCGCCCAGATCCTCGTCGTCGTCCCGTTCCGGGACCGGACGCCCGACCGGACCCGGCTGCGCAACCTGCTCGCCTGCCTCGCCTCGCTGCGCGACCAGTCCGCGCCGCGCGAGGAGTACCGGGTCCTCGTCGTCGAGGCCGACACCGAGCCGCGCTCGCAGCAGGTGATCGAGCCGTACGCCGACGACTACCTGTGGGTGCACAAGGACGGCCTGTTCAACAAGTCGTGGGCGGTCAACGTCGGGGTCGTCAACGCCCCCGGCGACCCCGAGGTGGTGTGCATCCTCGACGCGGACGTGCTGGCCGACCGCGACTTCGTCGCCCGCAACGCGCGCCGGTTCAACCGCCCCGGCACCATGGGCCACCTCAGCTACCGCGACATGTGGTGCCTCGACGCCGAGTCCACCGCCTACGCCATCGAGCAGCGGCTGGCCCAGGGCAGCGCCCAGGTCGACCCGGACCGGCTACGGGCCTTCGTGCTGCGCCGCCCGCCCGGCTGCTGCGTCTGGGTGCGCAGGTCGGCGTTCCTGCGCATCGACGGCATGGACGAACGGTTCGAGGGCTGGGGCGGCGAGGACAACGACTTCAGCTACCGGATGGACACCAACTCGGCGTTCGACTCCTACGACGACCCGCTGCTGCACATGTACCACCCGTCGTCGGCGCTGCTGCGCGCCGACGGCGAACTCATCAACGCCCACATCCCCGCGCTGACCTGGCGGGCCGAGACGCCGATCGGCGACCCGAAGCGCTTCGTCGACGGCCCCGCGCCCGCCTCCTACGACGGCGAGGTGCGACTCGCGACCCAGGTCATGACCGGCATCACCGAACGAGAGGCGAGCAGCGCATGA
- a CDS encoding VOC family protein, giving the protein MNRPGIPGAQRVDHVALTVADLDAATAFAVDVLGGEVVYRLPPLARSDDWMSEHLDVPPRATAEIALIRLGPTTNLELFQYTVAGQATTPPRRHDPGHQHLGFLVADVAEAAAAVHRLSGLTPQGPVQAAGGRSPLAGACRARFRTPWGLAFELRSPPPGAPDPAARHRPDGPWTNRDGAPPGPPPITGLRGVDHIGYTVADLDEALAVFADVLGGELLHRAAETDPDGPVEVATLRMGPTDNVELRTFAGTDRAVPPPRNCDVGGRHLAVHVRDVDAAARHLAARPGFTVLGAPETIDDGPIAGDRWVYVRSPIGLHVEVVRMPDGTLPYERTTAARRAPAGALSWTDR; this is encoded by the coding sequence ATGAACCGCCCCGGCATACCCGGCGCGCAGCGCGTCGACCACGTGGCGCTCACGGTCGCCGACCTCGACGCGGCCACCGCGTTCGCCGTCGACGTCCTCGGCGGCGAGGTCGTGTACCGCCTGCCGCCGCTGGCCCGCAGCGACGACTGGATGAGCGAGCACCTCGACGTGCCGCCCCGGGCCACGGCGGAGATCGCGCTGATCCGCCTCGGCCCCACCACCAACCTCGAACTCTTCCAGTACACCGTCGCCGGGCAGGCCACCACGCCGCCGCGCCGGCACGACCCCGGCCACCAGCACCTCGGCTTCCTCGTGGCCGACGTCGCCGAGGCCGCCGCCGCCGTGCACCGGCTCAGCGGGCTCACCCCGCAGGGCCCCGTCCAGGCCGCCGGGGGGCGGTCACCGCTCGCCGGGGCGTGCCGGGCCCGCTTCCGTACGCCGTGGGGGCTGGCGTTCGAGCTGCGGTCGCCGCCGCCCGGGGCCCCCGACCCGGCGGCCCGGCACCGCCCGGACGGGCCCTGGACCAACCGCGACGGCGCTCCGCCCGGTCCGCCGCCGATCACCGGGCTGCGCGGGGTGGACCACATCGGCTACACCGTCGCCGACCTGGACGAGGCGCTCGCCGTGTTCGCCGACGTGCTCGGCGGAGAGCTGCTGCACCGGGCCGCCGAGACCGACCCCGACGGCCCGGTGGAGGTCGCCACCCTGCGGATGGGCCCCACCGACAACGTGGAGCTGCGCACCTTCGCCGGCACCGACCGGGCGGTCCCGCCGCCGCGCAACTGCGACGTCGGCGGCCGGCACCTCGCCGTCCACGTCCGCGACGTCGACGCCGCCGCGCGTCACCTCGCGGCCCGTCCCGGGTTCACCGTCCTGGGCGCGCCCGAGACCATCGACGACGGGCCGATCGCCGGCGACCGGTGGGTCTACGTGCGCAGCCCGATCGGCCTGCACGTCGAGGTCGTCCGGATGCCCGACGGCACGCTGCCGTACGAGCGGACCACGGCGGCACGGCGGGCCCCGGCCGGTGCCCTGAGCTGGACGGACCGGTGA
- a CDS encoding NUDIX domain-containing protein, with product MSAPDGPVTRRITGRTVYRNAWMTVREDAVERPDGSRGVYGVVDKPDFALVVPAEPDGFHLVEQYRYPVGGRYWEFPQGSWPEPAGGRSAEELAAAELREETGLTAGSMRHLGRVHVAYGYASQGCHIFLATDLVAGPPAREASESDLVHRFVTHAELRQLVVDGSFTDAVSLAALTLLDGRYR from the coding sequence GTGAGCGCCCCGGACGGCCCGGTGACCCGCCGGATCACCGGCCGCACCGTCTACCGCAACGCCTGGATGACCGTGCGCGAGGACGCCGTGGAACGCCCCGACGGCTCCCGCGGCGTCTACGGCGTGGTCGACAAGCCGGACTTCGCCCTCGTCGTCCCGGCCGAGCCGGACGGGTTCCACCTCGTCGAGCAGTACCGCTACCCGGTGGGCGGTCGGTACTGGGAGTTCCCGCAGGGCTCGTGGCCCGAACCGGCCGGCGGGCGCAGCGCCGAGGAGCTCGCGGCCGCCGAACTGCGCGAGGAGACCGGCCTGACCGCCGGCAGCATGCGCCACCTCGGCCGCGTCCACGTGGCGTACGGCTACGCCAGCCAGGGCTGCCACATCTTCCTCGCCACCGACCTGGTCGCCGGGCCGCCCGCGCGGGAGGCCAGCGAGAGCGACCTGGTGCACCGGTTCGTGACCCACGCCGAGCTGCGGCAGCTCGTCGTCGACGGCAGCTTCACCGACGCCGTCTCGCTGGCGGCGCTTACCCTGCTCGACGGGAGATACCGATGA
- a CDS encoding SDR family oxidoreductase, which translates to MRTLIVGSGFVGRAVADRLARAGERPVLASRRPPQHAAAPWTPLDVTDPASCARVLADTAAEQVVLVHGPSDVTWCDRHPDEAMAGHRTAARNMLAAAGDRRVVLISTDNVFDGSRPDCAESTPTAPPNAYGRAKLAAEQVFAGHAAATVLRVSLVYGWEPADSAKWLNFFAACAHRLLAGEPVAVPHDQWTTPVLVDDVAAVTAAVLAARDLPLLHLGGPDRISRADWALLIAAELGVDPGLVVAEPRAAGRYAGRPENTCLTSTLLSRTPATAGVTVRGVREAARLLVADGVWAAR; encoded by the coding sequence ATGCGTACGTTGATCGTTGGTAGTGGATTCGTCGGCAGGGCGGTGGCCGACCGGCTCGCCCGCGCGGGCGAGCGACCCGTCCTCGCGTCCCGACGCCCGCCGCAGCACGCGGCGGCCCCGTGGACCCCGCTCGACGTCACGGACCCGGCCTCCTGCGCCCGCGTGCTCGCCGACACGGCGGCCGAGCAGGTCGTGCTGGTCCACGGGCCGTCCGACGTGACCTGGTGCGACCGGCACCCGGACGAGGCGATGGCCGGCCACCGGACGGCGGCCCGCAACATGCTCGCCGCCGCCGGTGACCGCCGGGTGGTGCTCATCTCGACCGACAACGTCTTCGACGGCAGCCGGCCCGACTGCGCCGAGTCGACGCCGACGGCCCCGCCGAACGCCTACGGCCGCGCCAAGCTCGCCGCCGAACAGGTGTTCGCCGGGCACGCCGCCGCCACCGTGCTGCGGGTCAGCCTCGTCTACGGCTGGGAGCCGGCGGACAGCGCCAAGTGGCTCAACTTCTTCGCGGCCTGCGCGCACCGCCTGCTCGCCGGGGAACCGGTGGCCGTCCCCCACGACCAGTGGACCACCCCGGTGCTGGTCGACGACGTCGCCGCGGTGACGGCCGCCGTGCTGGCCGCCCGCGACCTCCCGCTGCTGCACCTCGGCGGACCGGACCGGATCTCGCGCGCCGACTGGGCGCTGCTCATCGCGGCGGAGCTCGGCGTCGACCCGGGGCTCGTCGTCGCCGAGCCGCGCGCCGCCGGACGCTACGCGGGGCGGCCGGAGAACACCTGCCTGACCAGCACCCTGCTGTCCCGGACACCCGCCACCGCCGGCGTGACCGTCCGGGGCGTCCGCGAGGCCGCCCGGCTCCTGGTCGCCGACGGCGTGTGGGCGGCCCGGTGA
- a CDS encoding ROK family protein gives MTDRGGPFVVADIGGTTLRIGHVTAGDPVVRGVRRVATEGLARYPDAPVAELQQRVLGQLTTELAAYLVRSEAAGSRAVGLSFAGPTTADGVALAAPTIWGEGGGSVALNAHLGARLGLPVLTVNDITAAAWRYARAEDDAFCLFTVSSGVGSKVFRRGEVLVDDAGFGGELGHWRVDWSGTAPPCDCGGRGHLGGIASGRGILRAVRVAARQRPGEFAGSALAASSAGRPEGITNEAVAGAVRRGDSFAVDVLRAALRPLALAVASVFSSIGIRRYIFIGGFAVAVGQPFVDILGDELTELGCFGLTPPQVRAMLMLGAADDDHSLIGVGRMLAAAGADPRLAAEAAHAYVDRW, from the coding sequence ATGACCGACCGGGGCGGCCCGTTCGTCGTCGCCGACATCGGCGGGACGACCCTGCGAATCGGGCACGTGACGGCGGGCGACCCCGTCGTACGGGGGGTGCGCCGCGTCGCGACCGAAGGGTTGGCCCGCTATCCCGACGCCCCCGTGGCCGAGCTCCAGCAGCGGGTGCTGGGTCAGCTCACCACGGAACTCGCCGCGTACCTCGTCAGGTCCGAGGCCGCCGGGAGCCGGGCGGTGGGCCTGTCGTTCGCCGGGCCGACCACCGCCGACGGCGTCGCCCTCGCCGCCCCGACCATCTGGGGCGAGGGCGGCGGGTCGGTGGCGCTGAACGCCCACCTCGGCGCGCGGCTCGGGCTCCCGGTGCTGACCGTCAACGACATCACCGCGGCGGCGTGGCGCTACGCCCGCGCCGAGGACGACGCCTTCTGCCTGTTCACCGTCAGCTCGGGCGTCGGCAGCAAGGTCTTCCGCCGGGGCGAGGTGCTCGTCGACGACGCCGGCTTCGGCGGCGAACTCGGCCACTGGCGGGTCGACTGGAGCGGCACCGCCCCGCCGTGCGACTGCGGCGGTCGCGGACACCTCGGCGGCATCGCCTCCGGACGCGGCATCCTGCGGGCCGTGCGGGTCGCCGCCCGGCAGCGGCCGGGCGAGTTCGCCGGCTCGGCGCTGGCCGCGTCGTCGGCGGGCCGCCCGGAGGGCATCACGAACGAGGCCGTCGCCGGGGCCGTGCGGCGCGGGGACAGCTTCGCCGTCGACGTCCTGCGCGCCGCGCTCCGGCCGCTCGCGCTGGCGGTCGCGAGCGTCTTCTCCTCGATCGGCATCCGCCGGTACATCTTCATCGGCGGCTTCGCGGTCGCCGTGGGGCAGCCGTTCGTGGACATCCTCGGCGACGAACTCACCGAACTGGGCTGTTTCGGCCTGACCCCGCCCCAGGTGCGCGCGATGCTCATGCTGGGCGCGGCCGACGACGACCACAGCCTGATCGGTGTCGGCCGGATGCTCGCCGCGGCCGGCGCGGATCCCCGACTCGCAGCGGAGGCCGCGCATGCGTACGTTGATCGTTGGTAG
- a CDS encoding sugar phosphate nucleotidyltransferase — MNGVRAVLLAGGRGERMGPLGAGRLKPLIPFGGTSRLIDFSLRNACDSGLDEVLLLSQYEERMLMDDLHRVWNRTPGFRAHFGPYDEAYRRAAPGTLPAALPERTWPAERGTADALISKERWVFGGAPRDVLVLHADHVYRFDYRGMLREHRASKAALTVAYQRIERRFVRLFGMVEFDDAGHLTAFVEKPAEPTSDLVFAAFCLFDARILRRYLEQLAGTAWQHDISRDVIPAMLAGGELIRGHRVPGYWEDIGTVDRYHLAHRSLLARPPSIPLADLPATVRPEVARRMVDEAPGIRRSLVPADLVNHGEITHSVVYPGARVGAGAVVHDSVLLPGATVAAGARIDGAIVLEDGAVAQCAADAAAEAHR, encoded by the coding sequence ATGAACGGCGTACGCGCGGTGCTGCTGGCCGGCGGCCGGGGAGAACGGATGGGCCCGTTGGGCGCCGGCCGGCTCAAGCCGCTGATCCCGTTCGGCGGGACGAGCCGGCTGATCGACTTCAGCCTGCGCAACGCCTGCGACTCCGGCCTCGACGAGGTGCTGCTGCTGTCGCAGTACGAGGAACGCATGCTGATGGACGACCTGCACCGGGTCTGGAACCGCACGCCGGGGTTCCGCGCCCACTTCGGGCCCTACGACGAGGCGTACCGCCGCGCCGCGCCCGGCACCCTCCCGGCCGCCCTGCCGGAACGGACCTGGCCCGCCGAGCGGGGCACCGCGGACGCCCTGATCAGCAAGGAACGCTGGGTCTTCGGCGGCGCGCCCCGCGACGTCCTGGTGCTGCACGCCGACCACGTGTACCGCTTCGACTACCGGGGCATGCTGCGCGAGCACCGGGCGTCGAAGGCCGCGCTGACGGTCGCGTACCAGCGGATCGAACGCCGCTTCGTGCGCCTGTTCGGCATGGTCGAGTTCGACGACGCCGGCCACCTCACCGCGTTCGTCGAGAAGCCCGCCGAGCCCACGAGCGACCTGGTGTTCGCGGCGTTCTGCCTGTTCGACGCCCGGATCCTGCGCCGCTACCTGGAGCAGCTCGCCGGCACCGCCTGGCAGCACGACATCAGCCGCGACGTGATCCCCGCCATGCTGGCCGGCGGGGAGCTCATCCGCGGCCACCGGGTGCCGGGCTACTGGGAGGACATCGGCACCGTCGACCGCTACCACCTGGCGCACCGCTCGCTGCTGGCGCGGCCGCCGTCGATCCCCCTCGCCGACCTGCCCGCCACCGTGCGGCCGGAGGTCGCGCGGCGGATGGTCGACGAGGCGCCGGGGATCCGTCGTTCGCTCGTCCCGGCCGACCTGGTCAACCACGGCGAGATCACGCACAGCGTCGTCTACCCCGGCGCCCGCGTGGGCGCGGGCGCGGTGGTGCACGACAGCGTGCTGCTGCCGGGGGCGACGGTGGCGGCCGGGGCCCGGATCGACGGGGCGATCGTCCTGGAGGACGGCGCCGTCGCGCAGTGCGCCGCCGATGCCGCCGCCGAGGCCCACCGATGA
- a CDS encoding sedoheptulose 7-phosphate cyclase: protein MTTEDGLIESTTPVSEGQSATGNGLSTLDHDENPSWRVDASQAVSYEVRLCRGLLDPASDLMVTAASADGGPGRRRLVVLDSQVDVLIGERIRAYLKAHRVTYELCVIEADERRKTMASVFRVVSAMDAFGVARRREPVIAVGGGVLTDIVGLAASLYRRSTPYVRVPTTLIGMVDAGIGSKTGVNFSDHKNRLGTYHPSATTLIDPGFLATLPARHLRNGLAEVLKMALIKDRRLFELLAVHGARIVAERMQPADSADGGAAALAVIRLAIGGMLQELQPNLWEHQLERVVDYGHSFSPVIEMRALPELLHGEAVAVDMALSLVLAHHRGLLSAEELTRARRVLGELGLPTWHPVCSTELLTEALADTVRHRDGRQLIPLTAGIGQARFVDDVTPAELTAALAGLEPNWTSMAAAPSAPTQGSHG from the coding sequence GTGACGACGGAGGACGGACTCATCGAATCGACGACACCGGTATCCGAAGGGCAGTCCGCCACCGGCAACGGGCTGTCGACCCTGGACCACGACGAGAACCCGAGCTGGCGGGTCGACGCCTCGCAGGCGGTGAGCTACGAGGTGCGCCTGTGCCGGGGGCTGCTCGACCCGGCCTCCGACCTGATGGTGACCGCCGCGAGCGCGGACGGCGGCCCCGGCCGACGCCGCCTCGTCGTGCTGGACTCCCAGGTGGACGTCCTGATCGGCGAACGCATCAGGGCCTACCTGAAGGCCCACCGGGTGACCTACGAGCTGTGCGTCATCGAGGCCGACGAGCGCCGCAAGACGATGGCGTCGGTGTTCCGCGTGGTGTCGGCCATGGACGCGTTCGGCGTGGCCCGACGCCGCGAACCCGTCATCGCGGTGGGCGGGGGAGTGCTCACCGACATCGTCGGGCTCGCCGCCAGCCTCTACCGCCGCTCGACGCCGTACGTGCGGGTGCCGACCACCCTGATCGGCATGGTGGACGCCGGGATCGGCTCGAAGACCGGCGTGAACTTCAGCGACCACAAGAACCGGCTCGGCACGTACCACCCCTCCGCGACCACGCTGATCGACCCGGGCTTCCTGGCCACGCTGCCCGCGCGGCACCTGCGCAACGGGCTCGCCGAGGTGCTCAAGATGGCGCTGATCAAGGACCGCCGCCTGTTCGAGCTCCTCGCCGTCCACGGCGCCCGCATCGTCGCCGAGCGGATGCAGCCCGCCGACAGCGCCGACGGCGGCGCGGCGGCGCTGGCCGTGATCCGCCTCGCGATCGGCGGCATGCTCCAGGAGTTGCAACCGAACCTCTGGGAACACCAGCTCGAACGGGTCGTCGACTACGGCCACTCGTTCTCGCCGGTGATCGAGATGCGGGCGCTTCCGGAGCTGCTGCACGGCGAGGCCGTCGCCGTGGACATGGCGCTGTCGCTCGTGCTCGCCCACCACCGCGGCCTGCTCTCCGCCGAGGAGCTGACCCGCGCGCGCCGGGTCCTGGGCGAGCTCGGCCTGCCGACCTGGCATCCGGTCTGTTCCACCGAGCTGCTCACCGAGGCGCTGGCCGACACCGTGCGCCACCGCGACGGCCGGCAGCTCATCCCCCTCACGGCCGGCATCGGCCAGGCCCGCTTCGTCGACGACGTGACCCCCGCGGAGCTGACCGCGGCCCTGGCCGGCCTGGAGCCGAACTGGACGTCGATGGCGGCGGCCCCGTCCGCGCCGACGCAGGGGAGCCACGGATGA
- a CDS encoding DUF4286 family protein: MAVNNRHLLLIHTSPFHGCENEFNHWYDRVHLAEVLAVPGFVGAQRFILPQTPGERRRYVAIYELESDDIAATMERFEKARPTMSTTPALDPASVTVELLTAVTPMVTPGQPQ; this comes from the coding sequence ATGGCCGTGAACAATCGTCACCTGCTGCTGATCCACACCAGTCCGTTCCACGGTTGTGAGAACGAGTTCAATCACTGGTACGACCGTGTTCATCTCGCCGAGGTTCTCGCCGTCCCCGGTTTCGTCGGGGCGCAGCGTTTCATCCTCCCGCAGACCCCTGGCGAACGCCGGCGGTACGTCGCGATCTACGAGCTCGAATCCGACGACATCGCGGCCACCATGGAGCGGTTCGAGAAGGCACGACCAACGATGTCGACCACGCCGGCCCTCGACCCGGCCAGCGTCACCGTCGAGCTGCTGACCGCAGTGACCCCGATGGTGACACCAGGGCAACCGCAGTGA
- a CDS encoding S8 family peptidase, giving the protein MRGTGDPGVIADSYLVVFDDRAAGDSRADVAARTGRLAAKYAVGVEHTYAHALRGFAGTMSRAAARRLAAEPGVSYVEQNRAVRALDTQPSPPSWGLDRIDQRDLPLDASYSYPTTASTVRAYVIDTGIRTTHGTFGGRATWGTNTTGDGLDSDCSTNGHGTHVAGTIGGAQYGVAKGVSLVAVKVLNCGGSGTLAGVTAGVDWVTGHHAAGVPAVANMSLGASGAQGALEDAVRNSIADGIVYAIASGNSNLDACNYSPARVAEAITVNASTTADARASFSNWGTCTDIFAPGDGIVSSSNGSDTATATLSGTSMATPHVAGAAALVLAGNPGLTPAQVASALFDASTPGKISNPGTGSPNRLLYTGAAPPSPGTATLTRYYGAGDHVSSTTHPGGSYQAEGPLGKVHTSAVAGTHALYQCQVGSDRFTSLSAGCEGKTFLGVIGYVYDAPPAAPSQVFYRCRVRSNGEHFDSPDANCEGQIAEGSHGYLLL; this is encoded by the coding sequence GTGCGGGGAACCGGAGATCCGGGCGTCATCGCCGACAGTTACCTCGTCGTCTTCGACGACCGGGCCGCCGGCGACAGCCGCGCGGACGTCGCGGCCCGGACCGGACGCCTGGCCGCGAAGTACGCCGTCGGGGTGGAACACACCTACGCGCACGCGCTGCGCGGTTTCGCCGGCACGATGAGCCGCGCCGCGGCCCGCCGGCTGGCGGCCGAGCCCGGCGTGTCGTACGTCGAGCAGAACCGCGCCGTGCGGGCCCTCGACACCCAGCCCAGCCCGCCGTCCTGGGGCCTGGACCGGATCGACCAGCGCGACCTGCCGCTGGACGCGAGCTACTCGTACCCGACGACGGCGTCCACCGTCCGCGCGTACGTGATCGACACCGGCATCCGGACCACGCACGGCACCTTCGGCGGCAGGGCCACCTGGGGCACCAACACCACCGGCGACGGCCTCGACTCGGACTGCTCCACCAACGGCCACGGCACCCACGTCGCGGGCACCATCGGCGGCGCCCAGTACGGCGTCGCCAAGGGCGTCTCGCTGGTCGCGGTCAAGGTGCTCAACTGCGGCGGCAGCGGCACCCTGGCCGGCGTCACCGCCGGCGTCGACTGGGTGACCGGCCACCACGCCGCCGGCGTGCCGGCCGTGGCCAACATGAGCCTCGGCGCCAGCGGCGCGCAGGGCGCCCTCGAGGACGCCGTGCGCAACTCGATCGCCGACGGCATCGTCTACGCCATCGCCTCCGGCAACAGCAACCTCGACGCGTGCAACTACTCCCCCGCCCGGGTCGCCGAGGCGATCACCGTCAACGCCAGCACGACGGCCGACGCGCGCGCGTCGTTCTCGAACTGGGGCACCTGCACCGACATCTTCGCCCCCGGCGACGGCATCGTCTCGTCGTCCAACGGCAGCGACACCGCCACCGCCACGCTCAGCGGCACGTCGATGGCCACCCCGCACGTCGCGGGCGCCGCCGCGCTGGTCCTCGCCGGCAACCCCGGCCTGACCCCGGCCCAGGTCGCCAGCGCCCTCTTCGACGCCTCGACCCCCGGCAAGATCAGCAACCCGGGCACGGGCTCACCGAACCGCCTGCTCTACACCGGCGCCGCTCCGCCGTCCCCCGGCACCGCCACGCTGACCCGGTACTACGGGGCCGGGGACCACGTCAGCTCCACCACCCACCCCGGCGGCAGCTACCAGGCCGAGGGCCCGCTCGGCAAGGTGCACACCAGCGCCGTCGCCGGCACGCACGCCCTCTACCAGTGCCAGGTGGGCAGCGACAGGTTCACCTCCCTGTCCGCCGGCTGCGAGGGAAAGACCTTCCTCGGGGTGATCGGCTACGTCTACGACGCACCGCCGGCCGCCCCCAGCCAGGTCTTCTACCGGTGCAGGGTGCGCAGCAACGGGGAGCACTTCGACTCGCCGGACGCGAACTGCGAAGGGCAGATCGCCGAGGGGTCGCACGGCTACCTGCTCCTCTAG
- a CDS encoding TauD/TfdA family dioxygenase — MSILKPISGPAAWRGDEIADDPAWQYQLSDAEVAELERVGRRFVDDDPDLRTVTAGQYPLPTLAGGLARWAADLDSGPGFVLVRGLRVEHYSDAVSAAIFFLLGLHLGSPMRQNELGDLIDHILATSDKSRADPTALGSKIRDKLDFHSDSSDVVALLCLRSARAGGASSLVSGATLFNEVLARRPELAPLLLQPWYFDWHKQDHDAPAPYYTSPIVSYVEGIFSIYAGSKIIFSAQDYPEVPRLTEEQVELLHLLDDIAREPGVALDMDFQPGDIQWLLNYAALHSRTAFVDWPEQGRRRHLLRLWLQRDVGRPLAPRFGRHVVKSRSETRDGSTDDDRGRFSIRLAALPRFDWGL, encoded by the coding sequence ATGTCAATCCTCAAGCCGATCTCGGGTCCCGCCGCCTGGCGCGGCGACGAGATCGCCGACGACCCCGCCTGGCAGTACCAGCTCAGCGACGCGGAGGTCGCGGAACTGGAGCGGGTCGGCCGCCGGTTCGTCGACGACGATCCGGACCTGCGCACCGTCACCGCCGGGCAGTACCCACTGCCGACCCTGGCCGGCGGGCTGGCCCGGTGGGCCGCCGACCTCGACTCGGGGCCCGGCTTCGTCCTGGTCCGGGGGCTGCGGGTGGAGCACTACAGCGACGCCGTGTCGGCGGCGATCTTCTTCCTGCTCGGGCTCCATCTGGGCAGCCCCATGCGGCAGAACGAACTCGGCGACCTGATCGACCACATCCTGGCGACCTCGGACAAGTCCAGGGCCGACCCCACCGCCCTGGGCTCGAAGATCCGCGACAAGCTCGACTTCCACTCGGACAGCTCGGACGTGGTGGCCCTGCTCTGCCTCCGCTCCGCCCGCGCGGGCGGAGCGAGCAGCCTGGTCAGCGGCGCCACCCTCTTCAACGAGGTGCTGGCCCGCCGGCCGGAGCTGGCCCCGCTGCTCCTTCAGCCGTGGTATTTCGACTGGCACAAGCAGGACCACGACGCGCCGGCCCCCTACTACACCTCCCCGATCGTCAGCTACGTCGAGGGGATCTTCAGCATCTACGCCGGCAGCAAGATCATATTCTCGGCGCAGGACTACCCGGAGGTGCCCCGGCTGACCGAGGAACAGGTCGAGCTGCTGCACCTGCTCGACGACATCGCCCGGGAACCGGGGGTCGCGCTGGACATGGACTTCCAGCCCGGCGACATCCAGTGGCTGCTCAACTATGCCGCCCTGCACTCGCGTACCGCCTTCGTCGACTGGCCCGAGCAGGGCCGCCGCCGCCACCTGCTGCGGCTCTGGCTCCAACGCGACGTCGGACGCCCACTCGCCCCGCGCTTCGGGCGGCACGTCGTGAAGTCCCGGTCCGAGACCCGGGACGGGAGCACCGACGACGACCGGGGCCGGTTCAGCATCCGGCTGGCGGCGCTGCCCCGATTCGACTGGGGCCTGTAG